Part of the Cyclopterus lumpus isolate fCycLum1 chromosome 16, fCycLum1.pri, whole genome shotgun sequence genome, AAACCTGTCAAAGTTACACTCCACCAATACTATCACGGGAACGTGAAAAAGGAAAGTATTCATATGGAAAATGACTTGAAATCCTCTGAAGAAACATTAATCATCATGGCACAAGTGAAAAGATATTTGGCAGCAATCAAATTGGTGATAATCTGACCGTACATGTAATAGTTAAATACGGGAAGTACTTGAGACACCAAGAGGTCTACAGACTTAACATATAACGAGATTTACTTGAGATTTAGAGTTTTAGAGCCGaccgctcacattcacacctactgTAGCTGCAATTAACATTAACCAATTAACATGAAGCAATTAACGTAAACCAATTAACATGAAGCAATTAACGTAAACTGCATGTGTTTGGACTATTGAAATCCATAAagaaaagcctttaattttaaCGGTGTCAGCAGAAGAGTTTATGCAcctgtaaaagtaaaaaaagatgtactatcaattaaataaagaagtgAAAAACATCTTGCCACAGTAAAGTGATGGATAAGTGAAAAAAGGGGAGGTTTTTCATGCAGTTTGAGatgttaatattaataatgtagtGTTATACAATAACGTAAAATGTAGATTTATATTTGCCAACACTTTGAATTGCAGAGTCTGACAAGATTAAGTCATCATGATTATAAGGTGcaattttttaaaagattttcaCACTAAAGGTTTCTTCAAAGTAATGAAACTTATTTGCGTTCGTAcctaaaagaacattttaaaatccaaGAAAATTGGCAAAAACGCGGCAAATCGCTCgggagtaaaacaaaaaaaggtggagtgtgtgtgtgtcctgcatgacctttgacctgatgTCACAGCTCTCTGAGAGCCAAAGAACGTAGCGGAGCTCGGCCCTCCTGTCACCACGTCGTCCTGACGTGGGACAGCTCATCTGTGGCCTTTCGGCGGATGCCAGAGGGTTTGGACGTAAACCCCCCCGCACACAAAATGTCACCCGGGTTCAGGCCTTTTGCGGAAGAAATGTCTAATGTTTGATTTTCTGACCCCTTTTGGTCAAAAGGTAACCATGGGGATTTGTCTCATATTCGACACCTCGTTGTTATTCCATTTAACAATCCCATTCTTTGGTTCTGCTTCTCTGTCCGCGTTTGGTATCGCGAGTTCCTCCACGGGGGGCCCGATCACGGCGACGCTTCGCTCAGATGGCGTTCTGAGTGCCCTCCTCCGGGTCATTGATGGCTTGCCCAGGACGCCTCTCAGCTGCGCCCAGAAAAAGGTCTGCTGGCTGACCTGCTGGGGCCACTCCAGGTACGTCTTGTTGCTCAGCATCTTCTTCAGCTTGCAGTACTTGCTGGGCAAGGAGCTGGGGTCCATGGGCTCCTTCACCACGAGGATGACGTCGCCGAAGGTCTTCCCCACTGCTCTCTGCTGAGCGAAGTACAGCTCGTAGTTGCACCACTCGCTGTTGACGAAGTGATGGGAGAGAACGAATATCACCTGAGGATGAAGACGAAGAAAAAGAATCAAAACACGGATCGCAATTGATTTGTAATTCTGTTTCTGGCAAATCGGACCACTTTGGGTACCTTCCGACTGCATTCAATGTTGTCAATGATGTTATCGATGATCCACCTTCCTGGCATGAAGTCCCTCTCGTGAATACACAGGTGATAGGAGTTCCCGTTACTCTCCAAACGAGGCAGGAGCTGGTCCCTCACCCAGTCTGCATCAGAGTGGCTGTACGATATGAAGGCGTGATAAGTAAAAGTGCCTAGCTCCCCCGCCGCTCTTTCCTTGTGCGCTCTGTATTTGGCCCTGACGATCTGATACGTGGCTTTCGTGTACCACGGGAGGTCAAGCATATAGCATATAAGCATCAATATCAAGATCACCGCCGCCGTGGTGGCGACAGAGATGCCGATGACTATTCTAAAGTCACACTCCATCGGACCGGGGATGAATCTGGATATCATCGTGTTGCGGAAGGCCTCCGGGTGGTAACACCTGTAGTTCCAAGGCCAGTCGGTGAGGTTAACCTTCGATTTGGACACGGTGTCCCGGATGAAAGCGCGGAGCTCACAGATGCAGTGGTAGGGATTGTTCCCCGCCCTCAGGTGAGACAGCCGAGGCATGTCCTGGAAGGAATGGCTGCTAATGAGACCGAACGAATTGCTGTCCAGAGCCAGCGACTGCAGCGACGGACTTCGCCACGAGGACGGGATGAACTTGATTTTATTCCCACTCAGCAGGAGCTCTTTTAGCTCGGTGGCTCTCCCGAAGTACGTCACGTCCAGCTGGTCGAGTTCGCAGTGGGACAGATCCAAGTGGTGCACCGTGGTGGGCAGACATCCGAGGGCTTCGCTCACCAACGGGTTGTGGTGAGCGATGAACCGAGTGATGTTCTTTTGCCAGACGCAGTCTCGACCGCTGTCGACGGCTCCCAGCTTGTTGTCGCTCACATCCAACACCTGCAGCTGCCGGAAATCTCTCGTCAGAGCCGACAAGACCTTCAGGCTGGTCAACTCGTTGGAGCTCATTTTGAGGGTGTGCAGATTCGGCACGGCGTCCTTGTAATCGCACCGCCGGTTGAAGACGAACTTGTTCTCCAGACGATTGTTGGAGACGTCCAGAAACGTCACGCCTTTCATCTCGACCCAGGCGTCGCAGGGCACGAAATTGAAGTACACGTGCCGAATAGACAGATTCTTAATTTTGTTGAACCAGGTGAAGCGCCAGTCGAACCGCAGCACATCTGGGTTGCTGATGTACCTGCAAGAAATAGAGATTTGGGAAAAGTTCTTCAGATATGTTGGCTTAAGGTGCCAAAAATGACATCAAATTCTTCATCAATTTCTGTGTTGTTGAACAGTTACTTGAGGTAATCTatcatatacatgtatatataacaaaatCATGTCCCTGTGATACTAGTtcagtatgtttttattttgtttctcactattgtcatcgctcttgttcatattgttgttgcttctattgtttgtctattgtattattattgttattattattattgtgtagtGCTGCCAATGTGCTATAGACCAAATGGTTGGTTTTAGTAATTAGATCTGAAATGCTTCAGCTCTGGAAACTTGTTTTAATAGGTTTTAATATCTCACATATTTCGGGTCTCACGTGACTTAGCAATACCACGTGTGTGATAGCAAGCTTGTGAGTTCCTGGAGGAAATAAAACACTCAAATTAAACACATGATGCCCACAAAGGAGAGGGTACTCACCAAAGATCCAACTTATCCAGAGCCAGGTCCGTGATGCTGGAACCGGCCCCGTTGTCAACAAACGTGGGTGAACGGGCAAAGTCGATGTACTGAAGTCTCAACCTTTTGATGGGGGTGACTTGTAAGTTCATCAAAGTCATCCTGAGGAGGTTCTCATTGAATTTGCCTCTGTAGAAGATGAGCTTCTGGGCCGTGATCTCTCTTAAACTCTGGAAAAGGTCCTCCTCTTCCAGGTAGTACGTGAACTCAAAAAGGTTGCGGAATTGGATGACGCTGAAGGTCTTGTTGGCGAGGTCACGCAGCATGTGAGGGAGAGCGTCCGGCCGTTGGTCTACGGCCATGTCGAAGCCCATCTGCTTGGTTTGGATGACTTCTAGACTCCCGGGCTCGTAGTAACTTAGATTGTTGGAGCATTTGATAGCGAAACCTTGCAAGCTGATGTTCTTCAGGGGCTGAAAGTCTTCTTTCTTTAGACCCATCACCAGAGGGCCGCCCATGGACAAAACCTGGAGTTTGACAAATTTGGAGAAGCCTTCCGCTAAAGTCGCACGTCGGTAAAGGTTATTGGACATGTGGAGCTCTCTCAGATTCAAAAGAGGAGTCAGAGCCGCGGCAGGAATGTCCTGCAGGGAGTTGTTGAAGATGTCGAGATGCTCCAGTCGTGCGTTGTTTCTAAAGGCGTCGTCGTCGATGCGTGAGATGTTGTTGTACCGCAGCCGAAGGACCCGAAGCCGAGGGAGGCGCAGGAAGTCGTCGGCGCCGACGGCTTGAAGTTTGTTGGAGGAGAGATCTATGACTTCCAGTGTGGATGGAAGGTGTCTCCACGGGATGCCGTCCAGCTGTCTGCCCTGACAGTCTGCTGCGCGACCGCCGTCGTAGAGGCGACACGGTCCTCCGGTGGCGTCGGCTGAGGATGGAGTTGGAGTCGGGGATGTAAGTGCCCCAATAAGGAGGGCACTAAAATGAAGCAATTTCCAAATCATCAGACAGACTTGAAAAAGGTAAGAAAAGGAGAGATTACATGTTGGCATTATTTCCACAGAAAAAAGTTGCAGAACATTGACTCAAATATTTTTTGGAAGGTTTATTTGATCTACTTTTAACGTTACTTTTGTGCTCTTTTCTTATCTTGTGCTCTATATTTCTGCCATAAAAAGTCATGGATCTAGAGCACATTCACAcgtttaaagaaataaaatattagTTGCATGATGAGACAAAATCACCGACGAGATCTGTGATCCATTTTCAATCATTTCCCATGAAAtcacaaacagaacaaacagaCTTCACGCATCATTACGTGCTCTCAAACACATccatataaaatatacattttcatcaaCAGCTCTCAGGACTTACCCGCTCCAGAACAGTTTCCTGCTTTAGGCTGTTAATGTTCCATattccctcccctcttcttaTTTATAAGGCTGGTCCGAGGCTCCACGCCACGCCCCGTCACACGGTGCCATGCTTTATGGACCCGTTAAACCAACAGCGTTCGTTTTATGTGACGTGGCATGAATAAACATTTATGTCTGCGGGGAGCGTAGACATATAATGTTTCCTTATTATTTTAGGTAATCTTTGACAGCTTGGACAACCACCAGAATAAaccagagagtgtgtgtgtgtgtgtgtgtggggtggggggtcaataaaaattatttattttggctTGATTCACgatggaaattaaattaaaatgacttttGTGTGTTGCTTTTCCAGAGTTGATACATCGCAACATAATTAAGAAGTACGTTCGTTTCAGCCGTGCGAGCACCAAGGAACGAGATAACTaacgattattattatatttcttctGTTCTTTTGATATGCGGCCAATCGCTGCGCGTTCTTCTTGggtcaacaacaaaaaagagtaaaaatagCCCGCTTGGAACGAATCAACGGCAGCCGGTGTTTACCGAGCGGCCGGCGTCGTTCTGCACGTCGTCTGAAAGAGAAAACGGCTTCAACGTCTAATCTGGCAAACAGTGGACAGCTGGTCCTGGAAATTGTCCGCAGACTACATGACGATCAATAATATTGACCGAGTAAAAGTCGGCTCGTGAAAGACACCGTCGTTAAATGATTTTTGTAATATCCGGCAATAACCGAGCTTTTGGGAATCCATCCAATATCGTCCCAGGCTGgtcaaaaataaagaaaatggacataaccaacacattaaaaaaggttttttagGGTGTTGATGGCAACTTATACATGTTGAGGGGCGAGTCCAAGAGGCTCGGGGGGGAATCTGAGTATTTTTCTGCCAAACTGGTAGAAATATTCAAAGAACATTAATTAGACTAGTCTAGTGACCGAGGACCACTTTTATtggatgttttattaatgtgcacccTCAAAATATGTGCATGCTCCGGTTGGTGGCGTATGCATCTCTTGCTTGTttgccaagaagaagaagaagaagaagaagaaaaagaagaagaagaagaagaagaagaagaagaagaagaaaaagaagaagaagaagaagaccaaaacaacaaagCAGAAGCTTGTTATTTCAAGAGCGATTGCTCAAGGAAAtggatttatttaattagtCTTTTACaggaacacaaaaaacaaacaaatgccgCTGAACTTTGGCTTCCCGTCAGAAGTTTATGGATGTCGAGAATTTACCAGCTGACTCACGTGTGCAGCTTCCTTCTCTCTGGTGTGTGAGGCCTTATCTGTCAAAAGGAATGCGCACTaaataggcttttattttggttatCGCCCCCCCACATCGGATGTTGCGATCACATCAGCATCAACACGCGTTTAAGGTTGTGTATATGCATAAATAACAACATATCGCCACGAGGACGAGGTGGAGAGACTACTGGGGGAATCCCCCCCAGAGCACGAGAAGAGGGAAAATATGAGTTGTGTCTGCATCCGAGAGATAGTTTCCACTaatcatgtttaataaagacAACACTGGCTTTGTTCCCCAGGTGACTCAGGTGAACTGGTGTTGCAACACAAGGATGCAAAGTGACACTTAATCTCTCGTGTGGTAAGAAGGTCAGAAGGAAGAGAAACAACTGGAAATGTGTCAGTGAGACAGCAgatgtcattgttttaaaggTGCATTTCAAATATCAGAAATTAATCAGCGGCGGAGGAAACTAACATGTTGTGGAAAGAACAAGTTTAAAACCTGTCTATCATGTCTATCATGTTGACTCATGATAGACAGTTTTATAAAAACGCACGCTGATTCCTCGTCAAATCCTGgcacctacattacccacaatgcaacacgaCCACCGACAGAGGGCCGGGGGTGTTACGCTTCGGCCCCCCAGGAAGAGCGCTGGGCTTCGGAGCTTATTTGTCTGAAGCAGCCACTTGATGCACTAAGTAATCAATAAATGTCTGTTATTGACTGAACTATGATATCTCTCTGATGTGTCATGGACGGCGTCATCTGAGTGATCACAGCTGCAACTTCATATTTACACAGCGGCCAACAGTCGGTGGCAAGAAGCTCCTGTATTGACACTTTGCCCACAGCCTTCATACTTAATCTGACTTTACTGTGGTTTAGTgacagtgttcatgtgttcattcatgtgtgcatgtgtgtatgtgtgtatgtgttcatgtgttcatgtgtccatgtgttcattcatgtgtgcatgtgtgtatgtatgtatgtgttcatgtgttcatgtgttcattcatgtgtgcatgtgtgtatgtatgtatgtgttcatgtgttcattcatgtgtgcatgtgtgtatgtgtgtatgtgttcatgtgttcatgtgtccatgtgttcattcatgtgtgcatgtgtgtatgtatgtatgtgttcatgtgttcattcatgtgtgcatgtgtgtatgtgttcatgtgtgcatgtgtccatgtgtgcatgtgtgcatgtgttcatgtgtgtatgtgttcatgtgtgcatgtgtccatgtgtgcatgtgtgcatgtgttcatgtgttcatgtgttcatgtgtgtatgtgttcatgtgtgcatgtgtccatgtgtgcatgtgtgcatgtgttcatgtgttcatgtgtgtatgtgttcatgtgttcatgtgtgtatgtgttcatatgtgttcatgtgttcatgtgtgtatgtgttcatgtgttcatgtgtgtatgtgttcatgtgtgtatgtgttcatgtgttcatgtgtgtatgtgttcatgtgttcatgtgtgtatgtgttcatgtgtgtatgtgtgtatgtgttcatgtgttcatgtgtgtatgtgttcatgtttccatgtgtgtatgtgtccatgtgttcatgtgttcatgtgttcatgtgtgtatgtgttcatgtgttcatgtgtgtatgtgttcatgtgtccatgtgtgtatgtgtccatgtgttcatgtgtgtatgtgttcatgtgttcatgtgtgtatgtgttcatgtgtccatgtgtgtatgtgtccatgtgttcatgtgtgtatgtgttcatgtgtgtatgtgttcatttgtccatgtgttcatgtgtgtatgtgttaatgtgtccatgtgttcatgtgtgtatgtgttcatgtgtgtatttgttcatgtgttcatatgttcatgtgtgtatgtgttcatgtgtgtatgtgttcatgtgtgtatgtgtgtatgtgttcatgtgtgtatgtgttcatgtgtgcatgtgttcatgtgtgcatgtgttcatgtgttcatgtgtgtatgtgttcatgtgttcatgtgtgtatgtgttcatgtgtgcatgtgttcatgtgtgcatgtgttcatgtgttcatgtgtgtatgtgttcatgtgttcatgtgtgtatgtgttcatgtgtgtatgtgttcatgtgttcatgtgttcatgtgtgcatgtgttcatgtgttcatgtgtgtatgtgttcatgtgttcatgtgtgtatgtgttcatgtgtgcatgtgttcatgtgtgcatgtgttcatgtgtgtatgtgttcatgtgtccatgtgttcatgtgtgtatgtgttaatgtgtccatgtgttcatgtgtgtatgtgttcatgtgtgtatttgttcatgtgttcatatgttcatgtgtgtatgtgttcatgtgtatatgtgttcatgtgtgtatgtgtgtatgtgttcatgtgttcaggtgtgcatgtgttcatgtgttcatgtgttcatgtgtgtatgtgttcatgtgttcatgtgtgtatgtgttca contains:
- the tlr18 gene encoding toll-like receptor 18 isoform X1, with product MPTCNLSFSYLFQVCLMIWKLLHFSALLIGALTSPTPTPSSADATGGPCRLYDGGRAADCQGRQLDGIPWRHLPSTLEVIDLSSNKLQAVGADDFLRLPRLRVLRLRYNNISRIDDDAFRNNARLEHLDIFNNSLQDIPAAALTPLLNLRELHMSNNLYRRATLAEGFSKFVKLQVLSMGGPLVMGLKKEDFQPLKNISLQGFAIKCSNNLSYYEPGSLEVIQTKQMGFDMAVDQRPDALPHMLRDLANKTFSVIQFRNLFEFTYYLEEEDLFQSLREITAQKLIFYRGKFNENLLRMTLMNLQVTPIKRLRLQYIDFARSPTFVDNGAGSSITDLALDKLDLWYISNPDVLRFDWRFTWFNKIKNLSIRHVYFNFVPCDAWVEMKGVTFLDVSNNRLENKFVFNRRCDYKDAVPNLHTLKMSSNELTSLKVLSALTRDFRQLQVLDVSDNKLGAVDSGRDCVWQKNITRFIAHHNPLVSEALGCLPTTVHHLDLSHCELDQLDVTYFGRATELKELLLSGNKIKFIPSSWRSPSLQSLALDSNSFGLISSHSFQDMPRLSHLRAGNNPYHCICELRAFIRDTVSKSKVNLTDWPWNYRCYHPEAFRNTMISRFIPGPMECDFRIVIGISVATTAAVILILMLICYMLDLPWYTKATYQIVRAKYRAHKERAAGELGTFTYHAFISYSHSDADWVRDQLLPRLESNGNSYHLCIHERDFMPGRWIIDNIIDNIECSRKVIFVLSHHFVNSEWCNYELYFAQQRAVGKTFGDVILVVKEPMDPSSLPSKYCKLKKMLSNKTYLEWPQQVSQQTFFWAQLRGVLGKPSMTRRRALRTPSERSVAVIGPPVEELAIPNADREAEPKNGIVKWNNNEVSNMRQIPMVTF
- the tlr18 gene encoding toll-like receptor 18 isoform X2, with protein sequence MIWKLLHFSALLIGALTSPTPTPSSADATGGPCRLYDGGRAADCQGRQLDGIPWRHLPSTLEVIDLSSNKLQAVGADDFLRLPRLRVLRLRYNNISRIDDDAFRNNARLEHLDIFNNSLQDIPAAALTPLLNLRELHMSNNLYRRATLAEGFSKFVKLQVLSMGGPLVMGLKKEDFQPLKNISLQGFAIKCSNNLSYYEPGSLEVIQTKQMGFDMAVDQRPDALPHMLRDLANKTFSVIQFRNLFEFTYYLEEEDLFQSLREITAQKLIFYRGKFNENLLRMTLMNLQVTPIKRLRLQYIDFARSPTFVDNGAGSSITDLALDKLDLWYISNPDVLRFDWRFTWFNKIKNLSIRHVYFNFVPCDAWVEMKGVTFLDVSNNRLENKFVFNRRCDYKDAVPNLHTLKMSSNELTSLKVLSALTRDFRQLQVLDVSDNKLGAVDSGRDCVWQKNITRFIAHHNPLVSEALGCLPTTVHHLDLSHCELDQLDVTYFGRATELKELLLSGNKIKFIPSSWRSPSLQSLALDSNSFGLISSHSFQDMPRLSHLRAGNNPYHCICELRAFIRDTVSKSKVNLTDWPWNYRCYHPEAFRNTMISRFIPGPMECDFRIVIGISVATTAAVILILMLICYMLDLPWYTKATYQIVRAKYRAHKERAAGELGTFTYHAFISYSHSDADWVRDQLLPRLESNGNSYHLCIHERDFMPGRWIIDNIIDNIECSRKVIFVLSHHFVNSEWCNYELYFAQQRAVGKTFGDVILVVKEPMDPSSLPSKYCKLKKMLSNKTYLEWPQQVSQQTFFWAQLRGVLGKPSMTRRRALRTPSERSVAVIGPPVEELAIPNADREAEPKNGIVKWNNNEVSNMRQIPMVTF